A single Triticum dicoccoides isolate Atlit2015 ecotype Zavitan chromosome 2A, WEW_v2.0, whole genome shotgun sequence DNA region contains:
- the LOC119355345 gene encoding uncharacterized protein LOC119355345 has translation MERATPVRSPHTSTADLLTWSATGADASAASPAAPSRPSLKPAGGITPAMFGAPVSEHEAEDLSNSERRLMSGSKMKEMTGSGIFAEKNENSDSESSNPANRTSVRMYQQTVTGVSQISFSADGSVSPKKPSSIPEVAKQRELSGTFETDAEAKINKQLSEAKNKELSGSNIFGPPPETPARPLAARNMELQGNVDFALPQRRSVHTSVKVSNPAGGPSNITFSEDPVTKTAKKIHNQKFQELTGNNIFNEDAPPGSADKSLSSAKLKEMSGNDIFSDGKASSRDYLGGVRKPPGGESSIALI, from the exons ATGGAGAGGGCGACGCCGGTGCGGAGCCCGCACACCTCGACGGCCGACCTGCTCACGTGGTCGGCGACGGGCGCCgacgcctccgccgcctcgccggccgccCCGTCCCGCCCCAGCCTCAAG CCGGCTGGGGGGATCACGCCGGCCATGTTCGGCGCGCCGGTGAGCGAGCACGAGGCCGAGGATCTGAGCAACAG TGAAAGGAGATTGATGTCCGGTTCAAAGATGAAGGAAATGACTGGGAGTGGGATATTTGCTGAAAAGAACGAGAATAGTGATTCAGAGTCTTCAAATCCTGCAAACAGAACTTCTGTGAGGATGTATCAG CAAACTGTAACTGGAGTAAGTCAGATCTCATTTAGCGCTGATGGAAGTGTTTCTCCAAAGAAGCCATCCTCAATTCCTGAAGTGGCTAAGCAGCGAGAGCTTAGTGGCACATTCGAGACTGATGCTGAAGCTAAAATTAATAAGCAGCTTTCTGAAGCCAAGAACAAGGAGCTCAGCGGAAGCAATATCTTTGGTCCACCTCCTGAGACCCCTGCAAGGCCACTGGCTGCTCGTAATATGGAGCTACAAGGAAATGTAGATTTTGCACTTCCACAACGAAGAAGCGTGCACACATCAGTGAAAGTATCCAAT CCTGCTGGAGGTCCAAGCAACATCACGTTCAGTGAGGATCCTGTAACGAAGACAGCAAAGAAAATTCACAACCAGAAGTTCCAAGAGCTGACAGGCAATAACATCTTTAACGAGGATGCTCCCCCTGGCTCAGCCGACAAGTCTCTGAGCTCAGCAAAGCTTAAGGAGATGAGCGGCAATGACATCTTCTCTGATGGAAAGGCGTCTTCGCGAGACTACCTCGGCGGTGTCCGGAAGCCACCTGGTGGCGAAAGCAGCATTGCACTCATCTAA
- the LOC119357947 gene encoding uncharacterized protein LOC119357947: MPGKIQRNSCVEKQPAGGPSNITFSEDPVTKTTKKIHNQKFQELTGNNIFNEDAPPGSADKSLSSAKLKEMSGNDIFSDGKASSRDYLGGVRKPPGGESSIALILEKQPAGGPSNITFSEDPVTKTAKKIHNQKFQELTGNNIFNEDAPPGSADKSLSSAKLKEMSGNDIFSDGKASSRDYLGGVRKPPGGESSIALI; encoded by the exons ATGCCAGGAAAGATTCAGCGGAATTCTTGTG TGGAAAAGCAGCCTGCTGGAGGTCCAAGCAACATCACGTTCAGTGAGGATCCTGTAACGAAGACAACAAAGAAAATTCACAACCAGAAGTTCCAAGAGCTGACAGGCAATAACATCTTTAACGAGGATGCTCCCCCTGGCTCAGCCGACAAGTCTCTGAGCTCAGCAAAGCTTAAGGAGATGAGCGGCAATGACATCTTCTCTGATGGAAAGGCGTCTTCGCGAGACTACCTCGGCGGTGTCCGGAAGCCACCTGGTGGCGAAAGCAGCATTGCACTCATCT TGGAAAAGCAACCTGCTGGAGGTCCAAGCAACATCACGTTCAGTGAGGATCCTGTAACGAAGACAGCAAAGAAAATTCACAACCAGAAGTTCCAAGAGCTGACAGGCAATAACATCTTTAACGAGGATGCTCCCCCTGGCTCAGCCGACAAGTCTCTGAGCTCAGCAAAGCTTAAGGAGATGAGCGGCAATGACATCTTCTCTGATGGAAAGGCGTCTTCGCGAGACTACCTCGGCGGTGTCCGGAAGCCACCTGGTGGCGAAAGCAGCATTGCACTCATCTAA